A genomic stretch from Candidatus Tanganyikabacteria bacterium includes:
- a CDS encoding YjbQ family protein gives MIKLTLKTERRAQLLDITGRVADAVARSGVQDGFCVVHVPHTTAGVFVNESADPDLRKDILQFLERQIPQDWGFRHSEGNADSHLKAMITGHAATLIVAEGKPALGTWQAVWFAEYDGPRSREIWIQVSRA, from the coding sequence ATGATCAAGCTGACGCTCAAGACCGAACGCCGGGCACAACTCCTCGACATCACCGGCCGCGTCGCCGACGCGGTGGCCCGGTCGGGCGTCCAGGACGGCTTCTGCGTCGTGCACGTGCCGCACACCACGGCGGGGGTCTTCGTCAACGAATCCGCCGACCCGGACCTGCGCAAGGACATCTTGCAGTTCCTCGAGCGCCAGATCCCCCAGGACTGGGGGTTCCGCCACTCCGAGGGCAATGCCGACTCCCACCTCAAGGCCATGATCACCGGCCACGCCGCCACGCTGATCGTGGCGGAAGGGAAGCCGGCCCTGGGGACCTGGCAAGCCGTCTGGTTCGCCGAGTACGACGGCCCGCGCTCGCGCGAGATCTGGATCCAGGTTTCCCGGGCGTAG